Proteins from a single region of Belliella baltica DSM 15883:
- the pruA gene encoding L-glutamate gamma-semialdehyde dehydrogenase — protein MLKGFFNVPTPKNEPVKAYAPGSPERIELQKTLKEFRAQEVDVPMYIGSEEVRTGKKRPMSPPHDHQHILGYFHEGDASHVEQAINAALGAKEAWESMEWEQRAAIFLKAADLLAGPYRAKINAATMLGQSKNAMQAEIDAACEFIDFLRFNVQYMTEIYAQQPPVSGDGVWNRLEQRPLEGFIFALTPFNFTAIAGNLPTSAAMMGNTIVWKPAYTQIYSAKVLMDVFKEAGVPDGVINLIYVDGPTAGNIIFNHADFAGIHFTGSTGVFQHIWKTIGENIYKYKSYPRIVGETGGKDFVLAHKSANPKAVAVGLSRGAFEFQGQKCSAASRAYIPSNLWDDVKKYLLEDLADMKMGPTEDFTNFINAVIDEKSFDKISKYITDAKKAEGVEIIAGGNFDKSKGYFIEPTVLVVTDPMYTTMKEEIFGPVLTIYVYNAEHFETALELVDQTSPYALTGAIFSTDRYAIELATKKLRNAAGNFYINDKPTGAVVGQQPFGGARASGTNDKAGSMINLLRWVSPRTIKETFVSPVDYKYPFLGED, from the coding sequence ATGCTTAAAGGTTTTTTCAATGTGCCTACACCGAAAAACGAACCGGTAAAGGCTTACGCACCGGGATCTCCGGAAAGAATAGAATTACAAAAAACACTTAAAGAATTTAGAGCCCAAGAAGTTGATGTACCGATGTATATCGGTTCTGAGGAAGTAAGAACAGGCAAGAAAAGACCAATGTCTCCTCCACACGACCATCAGCACATCCTTGGCTATTTCCATGAAGGCGATGCGTCTCACGTTGAGCAGGCAATCAATGCGGCTTTGGGAGCAAAAGAAGCTTGGGAATCCATGGAATGGGAACAAAGAGCTGCTATCTTCTTGAAAGCTGCTGACCTTCTTGCTGGACCATACAGAGCAAAAATCAATGCGGCAACCATGCTTGGTCAATCTAAGAATGCCATGCAAGCTGAAATCGACGCCGCTTGCGAATTCATTGACTTTTTAAGATTCAATGTGCAATACATGACTGAAATCTATGCACAGCAGCCACCTGTTTCAGGAGATGGCGTTTGGAATAGATTGGAACAAAGACCACTTGAGGGTTTTATTTTTGCATTGACCCCATTCAACTTTACAGCGATCGCAGGAAACCTTCCTACTTCTGCTGCCATGATGGGAAACACCATCGTCTGGAAACCTGCCTACACGCAGATTTACTCAGCAAAAGTTTTGATGGATGTTTTCAAAGAAGCTGGCGTTCCTGATGGTGTGATCAATTTGATCTACGTCGATGGACCAACAGCTGGAAATATCATTTTCAATCACGCTGATTTCGCAGGAATCCACTTTACAGGCTCTACAGGTGTGTTCCAACACATTTGGAAAACTATTGGAGAGAACATTTATAAGTACAAGTCTTATCCAAGAATCGTCGGAGAAACTGGCGGAAAAGACTTTGTCTTGGCACACAAATCTGCCAATCCAAAAGCTGTAGCAGTAGGACTTTCCAGAGGAGCATTTGAATTCCAAGGACAAAAATGTTCTGCTGCTTCAAGAGCCTATATCCCGAGCAACCTTTGGGATGATGTGAAAAAATATTTGCTTGAAGATCTTGCTGACATGAAGATGGGACCAACGGAAGATTTCACCAACTTCATCAATGCAGTCATTGACGAGAAGTCATTTGATAAAATAAGCAAATACATCACTGACGCCAAAAAAGCTGAAGGAGTAGAGATTATCGCTGGAGGAAATTTTGACAAGTCAAAAGGCTACTTCATCGAACCTACAGTCTTGGTCGTAACAGACCCAATGTACACGACCATGAAAGAAGAAATCTTCGGTCCTGTATTGACGATCTATGTGTACAATGCTGAGCATTTTGAGACTGCTTTGGAATTAGTAGATCAAACTTCTCCTTATGCCTTGACTGGCGCAATCTTCTCTACCGACAGGTATGCTATCGAATTGGCTACCAAAAAATTGAGAAATGCAGCAGGAAACTTCTATATCAATGACAAGCCGACAGGTGCGGTAGTAGGTCAGCAGCCATTTGGTGGAGCCAGAGCTTCGGGAACCAATGACAAAGCAGGATCCATGATCAACTTACTCAGATGGGTTTCTCCAAGAACAATCAAAGAAACTTTCGTATCTCCAGTGGATTACAAATATCCATTCCTTGGGGAAGATTGA
- a CDS encoding 6-bladed beta-propeller, with protein MKYFYHFLAFSLVSLLFSCNSSTEENIGFQEIKITESDIISFEEVVNEIEFIPFVIPEDTPLKLSANDPHLEIDNKIYFSVGDFRDASIHVFELNGKYEQTFKKQGDGPEEYPYINGIDMIDDKLAIWDQRGTFKLYNKTNFDFEGVKKLAGVDIDFIPFYQSLGDGKWILVDDYSGEVDEESYYPVFQLLDEKTEEIKTFSPKARVITSNIIEGQIAEMPDKSYILNYGASDTIYHYKNDSLRPWIKLNLADNNAPENEKLDPENFFENIFANQTYSFNVGTALAANDILKVGIFGIKKSTNLNQDDLNTFPIQHLYIQYPSLEYKVTKAFGAFGGKGYTKDGFFYEVLFAENILAYLESNYFGKYTAQLEAAMENLEDEEDPILLKYNVKVK; from the coding sequence ATGAAGTACTTTTATCATTTTCTAGCATTTTCTTTAGTCAGTTTATTATTTTCCTGCAACTCTTCCACTGAGGAGAACATAGGTTTTCAGGAAATAAAAATCACAGAGTCCGACATCATTTCTTTTGAAGAAGTAGTCAATGAAATCGAATTTATTCCATTTGTGATTCCAGAAGACACCCCTTTGAAACTCTCAGCAAACGATCCACATCTGGAAATTGATAATAAAATTTATTTCTCGGTAGGTGATTTCAGAGATGCTTCCATTCATGTTTTTGAACTCAATGGGAAGTATGAACAAACTTTCAAAAAACAAGGTGATGGTCCGGAAGAATATCCTTATATCAATGGAATTGACATGATTGACGACAAATTAGCAATTTGGGATCAACGAGGAACCTTCAAGCTTTATAATAAAACAAACTTTGACTTTGAAGGTGTCAAAAAACTAGCTGGCGTCGACATTGATTTCATTCCCTTTTATCAATCTTTAGGTGATGGAAAATGGATTTTGGTGGATGATTACAGCGGAGAAGTCGATGAAGAAAGCTATTACCCAGTTTTCCAACTTTTGGATGAAAAAACTGAGGAGATAAAAACATTTTCTCCAAAAGCCAGAGTAATAACTTCAAACATTATCGAAGGTCAAATTGCTGAAATGCCTGATAAGTCTTACATTTTGAATTATGGAGCATCTGACACAATCTATCATTATAAAAACGATAGTCTTCGACCTTGGATCAAACTCAATCTAGCGGATAACAACGCCCCTGAAAATGAGAAATTAGACCCAGAAAATTTCTTTGAAAACATATTTGCTAACCAAACTTATAGCTTCAATGTCGGCACTGCTTTAGCTGCAAATGACATTCTAAAAGTTGGAATATTTGGTATAAAAAAATCAACAAATCTTAACCAAGATGATTTAAACACATTTCCAATTCAGCACCTGTATATTCAATACCCAAGTTTGGAATATAAAGTCACCAAAGCTTTCGGTGCATTTGGAGGAAAAGGTTATACAAAAGATGGCTTCTTTTATGAAGTGCTGTTCGCTGAAAATATTTTAGCTTATCTTGAGAGCAATTACTTCGGAAAATACACTGCACAGCTCGAAGCAGCAATGGAAAACCTTGAAGATGAAGAAGATCCTATTCTCTTAAAATATAACGTCAAAGTAAAATGA